TTTTGTATCCAATAAGTGCAAAACGCAGCTTCAAAACACTGTTGCAAAAATGAAAAATATTCTAACAAAAATCGCTAATTCTGATTAGATTTATTTTTTTTAAATTCTTGACGTCTTTTCTGTCTATTGCCGCCACCAATGTTATGTCCATTGGGTAATTTTTTAGTCATACCAATTATTTCCCTATCACCCATGTATACCTTTGTAGTTTCAATTCTTTTTTTCTAAATGTTCTTTTTCATGTTCACGAACTTTGTCAAAAGTGTATGATGTTCCTTCCCATTGAAAGTCACATTCTTTACAACTGTATTTCATTTTGATTTTTCTTCAGATTTCTTTTCAGATTCTTTGAATGCATTTACGTCATCGGTGGTTTTAGTTTTACAAGAACCAAATCTTAGTTTTTCAATTATTTTTTTAAACATACTTTCTATAGTTTGTCTCTGATATATACCGGCGTAATTTTTTGATTTTTTAGATTGACATTTACTCTTATTTTCAACATCCAAAGCAAACCAGTTTATAGTTAAGATGACGTCATAAAATAGAATGATTTTTTGGAATCCTGTTCAATTTAGAATCCTCCCGATTCAAGTCCCTCTAGGCTCAATTAATGAATAGATTCTCAGGTCTTAGTTATTTTGAAACAAAGACTCTGTCTGATGGAGTATATCTTCAAGATGTAGTAAATGAATTTTTATCTAAAAAAGGTGAAAACATAATTGCTGTAATGCCAGTTATGGATGACTCTCTTTTGGTTCATTATAAAGAGTAATTCAACTACATATCATCAAATTTTTTTAATCTGCGAAATTGAATCTAAAAATCTGACAAAATGTGATTATTTTGTTTTAATAATTCAGCTTAAGGTTCTACAGGAATTTGTATGAATGGAGTTCCGCCTTCTCCTACCACCAGGGGTAATTTACCATCCCATGCTTGTGTTTTTAGCCATTCCAAGTAGTTTGGATTTTCTGATAAAGCCTTGTTGATAATAGCAATTGCCTCTGCTTCACCTTTGGCCTCTGCAATGTTTGCATTTGCAAGACCTATGGCATTAGCCTCTCGTTGTCTTGCTTCAACCTCGATCCTTCTCAAATCATTTTCTGCCTTTAGTGCTTTTTGTTCTGCTTCAACTTTGGATTCTATCGCTCGTGAGAATAAGGGTGAAAATTCAAAATCTGTAATTGATATTACTTCTGTTACAATATTAAATTGATTCAATCTCTCTCTAATTGATGATTCAATGTCTTGTTTTACAAGTGGTCTTTTAGTGATTAATTCTTCAGCGTTATAATTTGCTGTAACTTGTTTTACAGTCTCTTCTATAGCCGGTTGAATTACTCTATTTTCATAATCAAGACCCAAATTTTTGTATAATCTGTGAATTTGTTCTTTATCTGGATGATAGTTTACAGTCACTGTTGTTTCTACCGTTTGCAAGTCTTTTGATGCACTTCTAGCGTCATTTGCATATTTCAAAGTACGAACTTCGATATTTACTACTTCATCTTGGAAAGGAACTACAAAATGTAACCCTTCGTCAAGTGGAGGTTGTGTCAGGTCAACAGCATTCCAATGTAGTAAGACTCCTCTATTTCCTGAATCTACTATTTTTACTGAAGCTGTAGATATTACACCAACAATGATTAGAATAACAATTGTAATTACTACTCCTTTTGCTGCACCATTGCTCACGCTAACTTTAGGTGATTGATACTTTGACAAGGATAACTGGTGTTTGTTCACTCTATTATACCCACACATCAACCGCTAGTTTATAGGGATGAACAGAGTTTACATTGCGGAATGATTTTTTGTAATTTAGTTCAATTCAGAACAAAACATTATCTGTCTGGGTTAATTGAATGAATTATTTTTGTATGATCCTTACATATCATTTTTCCAAATTGGAGAATGTCTGAATATTCTATGAATGATTCTGGAATTAACATAATTGAGATACCTATTACTGTCAGAGTTATTGGAAATCCAACTCCTGTAGTTTACAAAATATTTGATATTGAAGAAAATTCAAAAGAAGCAAAATTTACAATTTCAAGATCCATACTCATTGGAGAGGAAATTGTGTGTAGGCTCAAAGAATATGTCTATAGGAATGGAGACGATGCCCCAAATGATCTTGTGCTAGTTTTCGGAGTCTCAAATGCAAAGTCTAAATCATCAGAAATATCTCAATTTCTACATGAAAAATTACATAATTTTACCAAGACTACTGTGATTATTAGAAGAAAAGAAGTAAGCATAGAACGAGATCTGATGAACAAGGAACTGGAGAAGAATCAATCTTGAATCTTCAATGCAAAAACTGTGGGAAGGAATTTGAACTGTTTAACAGTGAATTTTGTAAGATAGAGTGCCTAAATGATTATTATCTAAAAAAATATGTCAGGTAGATACATCCTCATCAGTAATACTGAATGATATTTTCTAGTATTGTAAGACCCATTTTGGTTTTAAAAAATAAAAATTCAATGTACAATTCAAATTCATTTTAAATTAAAGAGGGATATACTAGTCAAGACTTAGAGAATTATGTCAAATCAGATTTATTGTGAAATATGTAATAAACTAAAGTTTCCTAGATTCCCTAACCAAACTAAATGTGAATGCAAAAGCAAATAGTATCATGGCAGGATATCTTGGGGATAAAAAAACAATGATTGTTCATCATCTGGGTAATATGCAAAAGAAATGTGATATCTATCATGTAGAAAAATTACAAAAACAGTATTTTACTCCTGATTTACTGAAAACTGCAATTGATTTTGGATTTAGTCCGTGCACTTGGTGTAATTAAAAAATAAAATTACCTTTTTTCTATAAAAAAATCAGATTAATGTTGTTTTCAACAAAATCAATTTTTGCAATTCTTCTAATTTGTCTCCTTTTCTCAGATCTGTGACTAGCTAATGCATCTCTTGTTTAAATGAGGCATTAATCCTTGCTTTGTATGTTTGATAACCAACATGATACAATTTTTATCGGCAAAAAACCGTTAATGTCATACGTTACTTCTGCAATAATTCAATTGTCTTCGCTAAGCTCGATAACAATTAAAGCTAGAGGAATGAGCATTGGACTTGCAGTAGACGTCACTCAAGTTCTCTTAAAGAAAACAGATGCATTTGAAGTTGGATGTGTGAAAATCAATTCGGAGTCACTAGAATCTCAGGATGGAAGACAAAGAGATGTTTCTACCATTGAAATCCCAATCTCAAAGAGGAGAAAATAGATGAAATACAACTGTAGATATTGCAAATTCACCTGGAGTGGATTTCCTGATTCATTTGACAAAGTATTATCGCATGAAAAAACTCACAACAAAGGTGAAACAAATGATAATCTGTAACAAATGCTATAACAAACACCATGATCAATGTATGGGAAAAGCTGGAATGTTTTCTTGTGGTTGTGATTGTTTAAAGAAATGACTTACAACACTTGTGAGTCTTTTCTGCAAAATGGAATAATGTCTAAAAAATATCATCCCTTAAGTGTAATGAACTAGGAAGATAATCATGACAAAAAGAATAGAAGAAGAATTAGCAGAGATGAATCGATTAAAGAGATTAGAATTAGAATTTCTGTTTTTCAAAACTAAAATGGATACGATCATGTATAAGAAATTCCGTGATGCGTTACCCTTGATGGTACTGAGTCTGAAGATACTGTGCTAGGAGATATTGAAATTGATTCAGACTATCAAAATTCTGATGAAGATGTTTCTCCTAAAATTCCAATAAACAAGATGGAGACATAAAGCAACATTCATGATAACTTTAGCAAAAGATTCTAACTGTCTGCGTCCAAATTTAACCCCAAAATGGTAGGTGAATCCACGTGAGCCAATACTCGGTAAACAGTATTTGGCGTGCAAACCAAGTTACTATGTTAACCAAGTTAACCCCGTTAATTTTCGTTAACCAAGTAAACCAAGTTGTTTTAATGCTGTTTTACGTGGTTACCTCATGAAAGTAGTTGGAACAAAGCTCGATGATTCTGATTTTGAGAAATTCCAGAAATTCTGTAATGATGAAGGTCTATCAAAGAGTGAAATTATGCGTGGATTGATCAGGCAATATTGTGATGCTTGTGAGGATGAAATACAAACTTCTGAAATTAAAAATCCCACTGTTATAATAAGTGACGACTGACTATTTTGGCTCTAATCTAAAAAATCAGTTAGTTTTTTGAGTGTAGGATCGTCTTTTAACACTTCATCAAACAATCCTTCTCCATACAACCAAGCAAACATATCAAATGCTTTTTTTGGAGACTGATGACAAAAAGTTTCAATTTGATGACATTGTTTACATAGTAATACATATTTCTTTTTTAGTTCGTTGATTTTCTTGGTTTTAATCATTCTTAATGACTCATATTTCTGTTGACCAATACCATGTTTTTTAAAATATTTTTTATCTTCCTCTGAATATTCTCTATGATGAATATCTAAATTTGATTTTTTTAATTCTGGATTATATTTTTCACCACACGAATCACATTTTTTTCCCAACGCATTTACAATTATAGTAAAATTTCTTTTCTCATACCCTCTTCTCATTTCTCTTAATTTTGGAGTAGCATTGTATTCTCGTACACATGAGTTACATCGTGAGTTCACTCCTGATTTGGAATACTTGTATTTGGGAAACTCAGTCAAGTTTTTAGAAATTTTACATTTTGAACAAATTTTCATTCCATTTTTAACCATAAATTTTTCTAAAAATTTTTGCACTTAAGCATATTGTTGATTTAAAAGAAATTGTTATGACTTTAAAAATGAGTATTTTTAAAATTCATCTAACATTTTCTCTAATTGTTGAATATTTCCTGATGTGTCGCCTCGTCTTTTTAGTATCTTTATGATGTCTTTGATTTCTCTTTTCTCTTTGGAATCCCTTAACAATACTTCTGATTTTGTACCTAGTGGAATAGTCCAGTTTTTTTCTCCTTGAACTATTGGAATTATCCTGTTCCAGTCTTCAATCTCTTCATTGGACATTACCTTGGCTAATTTCTTGAAGTCTGGATTTTTGCCACCAAAGCATTCTGCATATCTTGTTTCATATGCAAAATATTTGGCAGAAGCCAGCTCTAACATCATTCTCTGCATCAGTTCGTCTTGTTGTTCTAACTTTTCCTTTAATGCCCCATCATATTCCTCTTTGATTGTTCTGATTTCTTTTTCCTTTTCAGCCTCTATTTTTTCTGATTTGTCCAATGTTAAGGATGGTATTGCTCTCTTGAACTGAGTATAGAGTTGCTCGTCTGAAACTCCATTAAAGTATGCTTTTGAATTTCCTGAAAAGTGTCCTTGCATATAATCAATAAATCTCTGCTGTAAATCACATGATGCCAAAGTTATTTCAAAACGTTTTCTAAATGCGTGATTTTGTGATTTACCTTTTCTTGATTTTCTGCCATTGTCAATTGAAAGTTTTGCTTGTCTTCTTACGTTTCTTACAATGTCCTGAGCTGATGTTGATGTTAATGGCGTAAGATTGTTTTTTCTTGTAAATAATACAGAATCAGGTTCTCTTTCAATTCTTTGTTCAAGATATTTTTTCAGACAAGTATATGCTTCAGGTGTTAAACATGTTCTGTATTCTTCAGTTGTGTCTCGATATATTGTCACAACCGCACCTTCTTCAATCTCTTTTACATCTTCAATTCTGATGTCCGGTGTTGCACCTACTCTTACTCCTGTTGAAGCTAGAAAATGAATGAATGCCTTGTTTCTTAGACTTGTAGTTGCACCTAATAGATCTCTAATATCATCATCTGTGTATGGTAATTGATTTGCTGTAGGGATTTTTGGTGGGTATAAACTCTTGATAGTTTTCCAGCTAAATTCAATCTCATTCATCTCTAAAAATGACTGAATAGGCGTCATCATGGCATTGTAAGAATTCGGACTTGGTATTCCTGTTTTCCGTGTCAAGTCTTTTTTGTGAATCACATACTCTTTGATTATTTCTTTGATCTTTTTTGATTCTAGTTTTATGATACTGTCGTAATCCTCATGGGCATATTCAAAGAACTTCTCTAATCCGATTTTGTATGCCTTTTTTGTGGCTTCAGTCTTTAATGACTCGTAGAATATCTGGGCTGGCGTTACCATTTGGTATGTTATTCGTGCCGTATCTATTAAGAGGAGTAGGATCCCACTTTTACAGTTATTAAAGGGGATTTTTTTATTCTCGATATGCCTAGCTACCAAGACCAGACATGGATCAGACTATGGAAAGAAAATTCTCCTGATATCCGTGAACGTGTAGTTGGATGGCGTAAACAAAATGCAGTGACTCGTATTGATAAGCCTAGTAGACTACAAAGGGCA
This sequence is a window from Nitrosopumilus sp.. Protein-coding genes within it:
- a CDS encoding site-specific integrase translates to MVTPAQIFYESLKTEATKKAYKIGLEKFFEYAHEDYDSIIKLESKKIKEIIKEYVIHKKDLTRKTGIPSPNSYNAMMTPIQSFLEMNEIEFSWKTIKSLYPPKIPTANQLPYTDDDIRDLLGATTSLRNKAFIHFLASTGVRVGATPDIRIEDVKEIEEGAVVTIYRDTTEEYRTCLTPEAYTCLKKYLEQRIEREPDSVLFTRKNNLTPLTSTSAQDIVRNVRRQAKLSIDNGRKSRKGKSQNHAFRKRFEITLASCDLQQRFIDYMQGHFSGNSKAYFNGVSDEQLYTQFKRAIPSLTLDKSEKIEAEKEKEIRTIKEEYDGALKEKLEQQDELMQRMMLELASAKYFAYETRYAECFGGKNPDFKKLAKVMSNEEIEDWNRIIPIVQGEKNWTIPLGTKSEVLLRDSKEKREIKDIIKILKRRGDTSGNIQQLEKMLDEF
- a CDS encoding DNA-binding protein — its product is MFDNQHDTIFIGKKPLMSYVTSAIIQLSSLSSITIKARGMSIGLAVDVTQVLLKKTDAFEVGCVKINSESLESQDGRQRDVSTIEIPISKRRK
- a CDS encoding prohibitin family protein, whose product is MSKYQSPKVSVSNGAAKGVVITIVILIIVGVISTASVKIVDSGNRGVLLHWNAVDLTQPPLDEGLHFVVPFQDEVVNIEVRTLKYANDARSASKDLQTVETTVTVNYHPDKEQIHRLYKNLGLDYENRVIQPAIEETVKQVTANYNAEELITKRPLVKQDIESSIRERLNQFNIVTEVISITDFEFSPLFSRAIESKVEAEQKALKAENDLRRIEVEARQREANAIGLANANIAEAKGEAEAIAIINKALSENPNYLEWLKTQAWDGKLPLVVGEGGTPFIQIPVEP
- a CDS encoding ribbon-helix-helix domain-containing protein, which translates into the protein MKVVGTKLDDSDFEKFQKFCNDEGLSKSEIMRGLIRQYCDACEDEIQTSEIKNPTVIISDD